Proteins encoded by one window of Candidatus Aramenus sp. CH1:
- a CDS encoding AbrB/MazE/SpoVT family DNA-binding domain-containing protein codes for MEEVDSSKDIETRKVQKLGSSSLFITLPKKWINRWNIKPGDKILIEVSEDGSLKLLAEKVKTVANKRSIKIDIDSLKQPMPGIIPCLYSLGYDEIVFESKKPLVQKDVEEIVNVTKQMVGSEVTEVSEGRIKVECLLDSEKVGLESLLRRMLNVISKKVDEIVAYLNGETPRESANSDDLRRIYYMLLRRIVSVRYDTARNMTKNFFIVMNAILLLNTGNLISKIYNVVKSEELGEVEKGVIKESLQRINDLLDEVVMTVLFPSIKRVANGLSIIKQVRANMTTVDQKKHQLLVNYMEDLVSSLESALDNSSCTLFLEDMPWIERNLTP; via the coding sequence TTGGAGGAAGTAGACAGTTCCAAGGACATTGAGACTAGGAAAGTCCAAAAGTTGGGTTCATCCTCCCTGTTTATCACCTTACCTAAGAAGTGGATAAACCGTTGGAACATCAAGCCCGGGGACAAGATCCTCATTGAGGTATCGGAGGACGGGTCGTTAAAGCTCTTGGCGGAAAAGGTCAAGACCGTGGCCAATAAGAGGTCAATAAAGATCGACATAGACTCCTTAAAACAGCCCATGCCCGGCATCATACCTTGCCTTTACTCCCTTGGTTACGACGAGATCGTGTTCGAGTCCAAAAAGCCTTTGGTACAGAAGGACGTAGAGGAAATAGTAAACGTTACAAAGCAGATGGTCGGTTCAGAGGTAACAGAGGTGTCTGAGGGCAGGATAAAGGTGGAGTGCCTACTTGACTCCGAGAAGGTGGGCTTAGAGTCGTTGCTGAGGAGGATGCTTAACGTAATATCCAAGAAAGTGGACGAGATAGTCGCCTACTTGAACGGCGAAACTCCGAGGGAGTCTGCAAACAGCGACGACCTAAGGAGGATTTACTACATGTTGCTAAGGCGTATAGTGAGCGTAAGGTACGACACCGCGAGGAACATGACAAAGAACTTCTTCATAGTCATGAACGCCATCCTTCTCCTCAACACCGGGAACCTGATCAGCAAAATATACAACGTAGTTAAGTCGGAGGAGCTTGGAGAGGTGGAAAAGGGAGTAATCAAGGAGTCACTGCAGAGGATAAACGACCTATTGGACGAGGTTGTCATGACCGTGCTCTTCCCGAGCATAAAGAGGGTCGCAAACGGCCTCTCTATAATAAAACAGGTAAGGGCCAACATGACCACCGTAGACCAGAAGAAGCACCAGTTGCTCGTCAACTACATGGAAGACCTAGTCAGCTCCCTGGAGTCAGCACTGGACAACTCTTCGTGTACACTGTTCCTAGAGGACATGCCGTGGATAGAAAGAAACTTAACTCCATGA
- the gcvT gene encoding glycine cleavage system aminomethyltransferase GcvT, with amino-acid sequence MLSTPLYDVEEKVGASFGEFAGWRMPMEYSSYQKEHMAVRQEVAFFDLSHMGRLRLKGKISEVETLVAKTVSRKENNVMIGPTAFLNDRGGFVDDVMVYKLSDDEFLVVTNAVNREKDIQWIRKNSSLEVEDLTFKYVMLAIQGRKVWNYLARVDLEPLHFKLNAEFMGEKVFLLSRSGWTGEEGVEVWADVETGKRLVEKLISIGMTPAGLITRDSLRQEMGFVLYGEDIDESVNPVEARYWVFSLEKDFIGKAKVEEYLANGVEKLRVGFKMNKGERSLPRNGNKLKLLDKEVGYVTSSTYSPYLSRVIGMGYVNSRNFVLGYSVHVEVRGKKYSVKLTDFPLVKVQ; translated from the coding sequence ATGTTAAGTACACCCCTTTATGACGTGGAGGAAAAGGTGGGGGCAAGCTTTGGGGAGTTTGCTGGTTGGAGAATGCCGATGGAGTACTCCTCGTACCAAAAGGAGCACATGGCGGTTAGGCAAGAGGTAGCGTTTTTCGACCTCTCCCACATGGGCAGACTGAGGCTCAAGGGGAAGATATCGGAAGTGGAGACCCTAGTGGCCAAAACGGTCTCAAGGAAGGAAAACAACGTCATGATTGGACCCACAGCCTTCCTTAATGACAGGGGGGGTTTCGTGGACGACGTAATGGTTTACAAGCTGTCAGACGACGAGTTCCTAGTAGTTACGAACGCTGTAAACAGGGAGAAGGATATCCAGTGGATCAGGAAGAACTCCTCGCTGGAGGTAGAGGACCTAACCTTTAAGTACGTCATGCTCGCTATACAGGGGAGGAAGGTTTGGAACTACTTGGCTAGGGTTGACCTAGAGCCACTGCATTTCAAGCTCAACGCCGAGTTCATGGGAGAGAAGGTCTTCCTGCTCAGCAGGTCTGGGTGGACGGGGGAAGAGGGGGTAGAGGTTTGGGCCGACGTCGAGACGGGGAAGAGGCTAGTGGAAAAGCTAATCAGTATTGGAATGACCCCCGCAGGGCTCATCACCAGGGACAGCTTAAGGCAGGAGATGGGCTTCGTCCTCTATGGGGAGGACATCGACGAGAGCGTAAACCCCGTTGAGGCTAGGTACTGGGTGTTCTCGTTGGAGAAGGACTTCATAGGAAAGGCAAAAGTGGAGGAGTACTTGGCCAACGGCGTCGAGAAGTTGAGGGTGGGATTTAAGATGAACAAGGGAGAGAGATCGTTGCCAAGGAACGGCAACAAGCTGAAGCTTCTGGACAAGGAAGTAGGTTACGTCACCAGTTCCACCTATTCTCCCTACCTTTCAAGGGTCATAGGCATGGGTTACGTGAATTCGAGGAACTTCGTCCTAGGTTACAGCGTCCATGTTGAAGTGAGGGGTAAAAAATATTCGGTAAAGTTAACAGACTTTCCACTGGTGAAGGTACAATGA
- a CDS encoding ribbon-helix-helix protein, CopG family codes for MRVITFKAEEDLVTKLDLYAINRRISRSEIIREALKRYLEAE; via the coding sequence ATGCGAGTGATCACTTTTAAGGCGGAGGAAGACCTAGTGACAAAGCTAGACCTATACGCCATAAACAGGAGGATCTCCAGGAGCGAAATAATAAGGGAAGCCCTCAAGAGGTACTTGGAAGCAGAG
- the gcvH gene encoding glycine cleavage system protein GcvH, whose translation MKVGKYEVLEDRYYTESDEWVKIEGEIVTVGITDYAQKKLRDIVGVELPQVGREVKMGESIAVVESVKAAADIYSPLSGTVVEVNEDLISEPELINRDPYGAGWIFKLKVANKAEVEKLLTAEKYSEKIRGD comes from the coding sequence ATGAAGGTAGGGAAGTACGAGGTCTTGGAGGACAGATATTACACCGAAAGCGACGAGTGGGTAAAGATAGAAGGCGAGATAGTCACTGTGGGTATAACCGACTACGCCCAGAAGAAGCTCAGGGACATAGTTGGAGTGGAACTGCCACAAGTGGGAAGAGAGGTGAAAATGGGGGAGAGCATAGCAGTGGTGGAGTCGGTAAAGGCCGCAGCTGATATTTACTCCCCGCTCAGCGGAACCGTAGTTGAGGTAAACGAAGATCTCATAAGCGAACCAGAGTTAATAAACAGGGATCCATACGGAGCTGGGTGGATATTTAAGCTAAAGGTGGCAAACAAGGCTGAGGTAGAAAAATTATTAACTGCAGAAAAGTATAGTGAGAAGATAAGGGGAGATTGA
- a CDS encoding SufD family Fe-S cluster assembly protein, with the protein MGVVKEESAKGYIKRLGHEAEREELYLTYVKSPYQVINDSPTLKHYTNWNAFDSLSLEVREGKRKADLTPPLKDYKLILVANNVIEGAETLDSPGNAGISPKEHKLVALNLALSKKVKIDRPGRYLIYHYADEDVYSPINVEVEAKEDVFEVVYYAEGYGKATQSSTIYIDVGKNAAVNFSLIVKGGNSSNVFSYSKARVEGSISTSIFVTGTANAHVQYKSLLQANSSASFNAKALGTRDNNIDVVTDVIHEGARSVSNGVMKSIAANNSLSVIRGDARIEENAFDSSTSIIGRALMLGRDAKAVVAPMLEVRTGRVVTAKHSASISRVNEDQLFYLQNRGFDRKAAEGLLIRGFLSDENDLSVVKDLVERIVSELGY; encoded by the coding sequence ATGGGAGTAGTGAAAGAAGAGTCGGCCAAGGGCTACATCAAAAGGCTTGGTCACGAGGCAGAGAGGGAAGAGCTTTATTTAACGTACGTGAAGTCCCCTTACCAAGTAATCAACGACTCTCCGACGCTTAAGCACTACACTAACTGGAACGCCTTCGACTCCCTCTCCCTTGAGGTAAGGGAAGGGAAAAGGAAAGCCGACCTCACACCTCCCCTCAAGGACTACAAGCTAATCCTCGTCGCAAACAACGTAATAGAGGGGGCCGAGACCCTGGACTCTCCGGGAAACGCGGGCATCTCGCCAAAGGAGCACAAGCTAGTGGCCCTAAACTTGGCCCTCTCTAAAAAGGTAAAGATAGATAGGCCAGGGAGGTACCTCATTTACCACTACGCCGACGAAGACGTGTACTCCCCAATCAACGTGGAGGTGGAGGCAAAGGAAGACGTGTTTGAGGTGGTGTACTACGCTGAGGGCTACGGCAAGGCCACACAGAGCTCCACGATTTACATAGACGTGGGGAAGAACGCTGCGGTGAACTTTAGCTTAATCGTAAAGGGGGGAAACTCGTCTAATGTATTCTCTTACTCTAAGGCTAGGGTAGAGGGCTCAATAAGCACGTCAATATTCGTCACTGGCACTGCAAACGCACACGTCCAGTACAAGTCCCTCTTACAAGCGAACTCATCGGCCTCCTTCAACGCAAAGGCCCTTGGCACTAGGGACAACAACATAGACGTGGTGACTGACGTGATCCATGAGGGAGCTAGAAGCGTGAGCAACGGAGTTATGAAGTCAATAGCCGCAAACAACTCCCTCTCCGTCATAAGGGGAGACGCTAGGATAGAGGAAAACGCCTTTGACTCCTCGACCTCGATAATAGGAAGGGCGCTGATGCTAGGAAGGGACGCAAAGGCAGTTGTAGCACCCATGCTCGAGGTGAGGACTGGAAGGGTAGTGACAGCAAAACACTCAGCCTCCATTTCCAGGGTCAACGAGGACCAACTGTTCTACCTCCAGAACAGGGGGTTTGACAGGAAGGCAGCTGAGGGGCTATTGATCAGGGGATTCCTGAGTGACGAGAACGACTTGAGCGTGGTCAAGGACCTCGTCGAGAGAATAGTTTCTGAGCTCGGCTATTAG
- the sufC gene encoding Fe-S cluster assembly ATPase SufC: MSVLKIEDLHVEVEGKEVIKGISLEVKSGEIHALMGPNGSGKTSLSLAIMGHPKYKITKGRITLDGEDITSLETDEKVKRGLFLAFQNPVEISGVKLSTLLVAELNRVRGSSDSVMQMFQTIREYAKTVGISETLLNRGIFEGFSGGEKKRTEILQMLILRPKFAILDEPDSGVDVDGLRVISEIVNKLKKEINTGYLIITHYRRILDYVNADKVHVLYKGKIVSSGDMSLARLIDEKGYESVIKN, translated from the coding sequence ATGTCAGTACTTAAGATCGAGGACCTTCACGTAGAGGTAGAAGGCAAGGAAGTGATTAAGGGTATCAGTCTTGAGGTGAAGAGCGGAGAAATACACGCATTGATGGGCCCCAACGGCTCCGGGAAGACTAGCTTGTCGTTGGCCATAATGGGACATCCTAAGTACAAGATAACAAAGGGGAGGATAACGCTAGACGGAGAGGACATAACTAGCCTAGAGACTGACGAGAAGGTAAAGCGGGGGCTTTTCCTAGCTTTCCAGAACCCTGTAGAGATCTCTGGTGTAAAGCTCTCCACCCTCTTGGTAGCAGAGCTGAACAGAGTGAGGGGTTCCAGCGACTCCGTAATGCAGATGTTCCAGACCATTAGGGAGTACGCAAAGACTGTTGGGATATCAGAGACCTTACTTAACAGGGGCATCTTTGAGGGATTCAGTGGGGGCGAAAAGAAGAGAACTGAAATACTCCAGATGCTCATTCTAAGGCCCAAGTTCGCCATCTTGGACGAGCCTGACTCAGGGGTAGACGTTGACGGGCTCAGAGTAATCTCAGAAATAGTTAACAAGCTTAAGAAAGAGATAAACACGGGGTACTTGATAATAACCCACTACAGGAGGATCTTGGACTACGTCAACGCTGACAAGGTCCACGTGCTTTACAAGGGGAAGATTGTCTCCTCTGGAGACATGAGCCTCGCTAGGCTCATAGACGAGAAGGGGTACGAGAGCGTAATTAAGAACTAA
- the sufB gene encoding Fe-S cluster assembly protein SufB, translating to MPEEKLSLDINEILNASIEAKYEKLDEKEFHRRIVSSGLSRSTIEEISKLKKEPEWMLRLRLKSLELFEKLPTPNWLPDFLGSLDVSSLELYVKPGIEKTNNWDEIPKEIREYYDKLGIPESEKKYLGGLVAVLESEPIYANVKEELKKKGVIMMPPEEAVQKYPDVIKEYFMKIFPASDHKFAALHGALWSGGVFVYVPRGVKITTPVEGFFVIGSEMEGQFEHTLVVADEGSYIHFIEGCSAPQFKKFSFHDGMVELYAKKDAHIKFTTVQNWSKNVINFNNKRAWADENANIEWVEGSLGSKYSFVYPSTILRGRNATSTSLVVTMASGEGEWKDSGSKMIHAAPNTRSKVVNKNIGFNGGVNIYRGLIRVNKGATGAKAFVKCDSLMLDEKTKAYTFPHNQVFEDDADVAHEAHTFRMSEDQLFYLMNRGINEKEATSMLVLGFIDEIMRELPFEYATMLNKIIKLELEKLGAVA from the coding sequence ATGCCGGAAGAAAAGCTTTCGTTGGACATAAACGAGATCCTTAACGCCTCGATAGAAGCAAAGTACGAGAAACTTGACGAGAAGGAATTCCACAGGAGGATTGTAAGCTCAGGCCTCAGCAGGAGCACGATTGAGGAGATCTCAAAGCTCAAGAAGGAGCCCGAGTGGATGCTCAGGCTAAGGTTAAAGTCGCTGGAGCTCTTTGAGAAGCTACCAACTCCCAACTGGTTACCGGACTTCCTCGGTTCCCTTGACGTTTCAAGCCTAGAGCTCTACGTAAAGCCCGGGATAGAGAAGACTAACAACTGGGACGAGATACCCAAGGAGATAAGGGAGTACTACGATAAGCTCGGCATCCCAGAGTCGGAGAAGAAGTACCTGGGAGGTCTAGTAGCCGTCCTGGAGTCTGAGCCCATTTACGCCAACGTAAAGGAGGAGCTCAAGAAAAAGGGGGTAATAATGATGCCACCGGAAGAGGCTGTCCAGAAGTACCCAGACGTGATCAAGGAGTACTTCATGAAGATCTTCCCTGCTTCAGACCACAAGTTCGCCGCCCTTCACGGGGCTCTGTGGAGCGGGGGAGTGTTCGTCTACGTCCCAAGGGGCGTCAAGATAACCACCCCAGTTGAGGGCTTCTTCGTGATAGGCTCGGAGATGGAGGGCCAGTTCGAGCACACTCTAGTCGTTGCAGACGAGGGGTCTTACATCCACTTCATCGAGGGTTGTAGTGCCCCTCAGTTCAAGAAGTTCTCCTTCCACGACGGGATGGTAGAGCTCTACGCTAAGAAGGACGCCCACATAAAGTTCACCACCGTGCAGAACTGGAGCAAGAACGTTATAAACTTCAACAACAAGAGGGCGTGGGCTGACGAGAACGCCAACATCGAGTGGGTAGAGGGCTCTCTGGGTTCAAAGTACTCCTTTGTCTATCCCTCGACCATACTCAGGGGAAGGAACGCCACCTCTACTAGCTTGGTCGTGACCATGGCCTCTGGGGAGGGCGAGTGGAAGGACAGCGGTTCCAAGATGATCCACGCAGCCCCCAACACCAGGAGTAAAGTAGTTAACAAGAACATAGGCTTTAATGGCGGAGTCAACATTTACAGGGGGTTAATTAGGGTAAACAAGGGTGCCACGGGGGCGAAGGCCTTTGTGAAGTGCGACTCCCTGATGCTTGACGAGAAGACCAAGGCCTACACCTTCCCGCACAACCAAGTGTTCGAGGACGACGCTGACGTGGCCCACGAGGCACACACCTTTAGGATGAGCGAGGACCAGCTGTTCTACTTGATGAACAGGGGGATAAACGAGAAGGAGGCCACCTCAATGCTCGTGCTGGGCTTCATAGATGAGATAATGAGGGAGTTGCCCTTCGAGTACGCCACAATGCTGAACAAGATTATTAAGCTGGAGTTGGAGAAGTTAGGGGCTGTAGCTTAA
- a CDS encoding proteasome assembly chaperone family protein: MTPEFEVIERITPVISKPTYLIVGLPDAGLVGSIATEFLIENFGLKEFGEVYSTKYIPPIMHVTDGIARSPLRLYYSQSPGIIVFHAWTALPSNAIYPLAKLVVEYSKKYDVSKIISITGIPIQNRLEIDRPNVYWISNNAQLSVELEKTGLMQKFGDGYIAGPYAPILMESGRAGIDNFVIAVESFLDLPDPEASAVALDILSKYIGFKVDVSSLLHQAEEIRERIRGLMEQTKKELPSYTLGKPMTYT; this comes from the coding sequence ATGACCCCAGAATTTGAGGTAATAGAGCGCATTACACCGGTTATTTCAAAGCCCACTTACTTGATTGTGGGCCTTCCGGATGCAGGACTGGTTGGGTCGATAGCCACGGAGTTCTTGATAGAGAACTTCGGCCTTAAGGAGTTCGGGGAGGTGTACTCGACAAAGTACATCCCCCCAATAATGCACGTTACTGACGGGATTGCCAGGTCGCCATTAAGGCTTTACTACTCCCAGTCGCCAGGGATAATAGTCTTCCACGCTTGGACTGCCCTTCCCTCAAACGCTATTTACCCCTTGGCGAAGCTAGTCGTTGAGTACTCAAAGAAGTACGACGTCAGCAAGATAATCTCGATCACCGGCATTCCCATACAGAACAGGCTAGAGATCGACAGACCAAACGTTTACTGGATCTCCAACAACGCCCAACTTTCGGTAGAACTAGAGAAGACTGGGCTAATGCAGAAGTTCGGGGACGGCTACATAGCTGGGCCCTACGCTCCAATACTCATGGAGTCGGGGAGGGCAGGCATAGACAACTTTGTCATAGCAGTAGAGTCCTTCCTTGACCTCCCAGACCCAGAGGCGTCGGCTGTAGCCTTGGATATCCTTTCTAAGTACATAGGCTTCAAAGTAGACGTGAGCTCCCTCCTACATCAGGCTGAGGAGATAAGGGAGAGGATAAGGGGCCTCATGGAACAGACAAAGAAGGAGCTCCCCTCGTATACCCTAGGGAAGCCAATGACCTACACGTGA
- the gcvPA gene encoding aminomethyl-transferring glycine dehydrogenase subunit GcvPA — protein sequence MEMHPWLPNLGDLREMLKEIGVKDVEELFSDVPKEIVLKRELNVGYGRPLSEYEIARRLEELSERNAKLLYPPFLGGGVCPHYVPYAVKMIVSRSEFYTAYTPYQPEANQGLLQALFEYQSYMAELLQMEVVNSSLYDWAGALAEAILMANRINGKRKVLVPANANPNHLKVAETWARGKGIELVKVKYNEEGKIDVEDLERKLTDDVGAVYLQTPNFFGVFETEVEGVVELARKRGALTIMGVNPLALALIKPPGEYDVDIAIGDAQELGIPLSMGGPSLGVFATRWDAKLVRQMPGRIVGLTKDSFGKEGFTLILQTREQFARREKATSNITTNEALMAIAVAVYLSLLGRNGLKELAEEVYLRSHYATKSVESRGIGKRKFLGDFFEEVTLTFPVEYQRIHEKLLKAGLHGGLRIDDYSAVFCFTEVHPKKAIDLLVDKVEKVVKGVETS from the coding sequence ATGGAAATGCATCCCTGGCTTCCGAACTTAGGCGACTTGAGGGAGATGTTGAAGGAAATAGGGGTAAAGGACGTTGAGGAGCTCTTCAGCGACGTTCCAAAGGAGATCGTCCTCAAGAGGGAGCTAAACGTAGGTTACGGCAGACCGCTGTCGGAGTACGAGATCGCCAGGAGGCTCGAGGAACTTAGCGAGAGGAACGCGAAGTTACTTTACCCTCCCTTCCTAGGGGGCGGGGTTTGCCCCCACTACGTGCCCTATGCCGTGAAGATGATAGTCTCTAGGTCAGAGTTCTACACCGCTTACACCCCCTATCAGCCAGAGGCAAACCAAGGGCTTCTGCAGGCCCTCTTCGAGTACCAGAGCTACATGGCCGAGCTACTGCAGATGGAGGTCGTGAACTCCTCCCTCTACGACTGGGCCGGGGCTTTAGCTGAGGCGATATTAATGGCCAACAGGATAAACGGAAAAAGGAAGGTTCTCGTACCAGCCAACGCAAACCCAAACCACCTAAAGGTGGCGGAGACATGGGCGAGAGGAAAGGGAATAGAGCTAGTGAAAGTGAAGTACAACGAAGAGGGAAAGATTGACGTTGAAGACCTAGAGAGGAAGCTTACAGACGACGTAGGGGCCGTGTACCTGCAGACGCCAAACTTCTTTGGAGTCTTCGAAACCGAAGTAGAAGGCGTGGTGGAGCTTGCGAGGAAAAGGGGTGCCTTAACTATAATGGGCGTTAACCCGTTGGCTCTAGCCCTCATAAAACCTCCTGGGGAGTACGACGTTGACATAGCTATTGGAGACGCGCAGGAGCTGGGCATACCATTAAGCATGGGCGGTCCCTCCCTTGGCGTCTTTGCTACTAGGTGGGACGCAAAGTTGGTGAGGCAGATGCCGGGGAGAATAGTGGGGTTGACTAAGGACTCGTTTGGAAAAGAGGGGTTTACGTTAATCCTCCAGACAAGGGAGCAGTTCGCGAGAAGGGAGAAGGCCACTTCGAACATAACCACAAACGAGGCCCTCATGGCGATAGCGGTCGCGGTCTACCTCTCCTTGTTGGGAAGGAACGGCTTAAAGGAACTTGCGGAAGAGGTATACTTGAGGAGTCACTACGCTACTAAGTCGGTGGAGAGCAGAGGCATAGGAAAGAGGAAGTTCCTCGGGGACTTCTTTGAAGAAGTGACGCTGACTTTCCCTGTTGAGTACCAAAGGATTCACGAGAAGTTGCTCAAGGCTGGTCTACACGGAGGACTTAGAATAGACGACTACTCCGCGGTCTTCTGCTTCACGGAAGTGCACCCCAAGAAGGCAATAGACTTGCTGGTTGATAAGGTGGAGAAGGTGGTCAAAGGTGTGGAGACAAGCTAA